A single genomic interval of Corylus avellana chromosome ca10, CavTom2PMs-1.0 harbors:
- the LOC132164000 gene encoding nudix hydrolase 9 — protein MEKAADSAGANVGDPCPPFKLLLSCPAGLLQSQVSVVFNEAYDRIPHPDTNLENSISEIWDQRFQKNNSLFNGQKFRYGGCFLHGGGAVCLQLGLTDYRTFVGTNLNPLWEKFLVESEDDPICCQHTSSPLGNGAIVETSDQKIIVLQRSSNVGEFPGSFVFPGGHPEPQEVGITSHQYDKDLTGSELINQKVSQEMFDSIIREVVEEIGVPVASLCSPVFIGISRRELNVRPAAFFFIKCSLESKEIQQLYLSAQDGYESTQLYAVSMIDLENMTSNMPGCHQGGFALYKLMVEALKIT, from the exons ATGGAGAAGGCAGCCGATTCTGCTGGTGCCAATGTTGGTGACCCTTGTCCTCCTTTCAAGCTTCTCCTCTCGTGCCCCGCTGGTCTTTTACAATCACAG GTCTCAGTGGTTTTTAATGAAGCATACGATCGGATTCCCCACCCGGACACCAACCTGGAAAATTCCATTTCTGAG ATATGGGATCAGAGGTTTCAGAAAAACAATTCATTGTTCAATGGGCAAAAATTTCGG TACGGAGGATGCTTCTTGCATGGAGGTGGAGCAGTTTGCCTTCAACTTGGTTTGACAGATTatcg GACATTTGTAGGGACAAACTTAAATCCTTTGTGGGAAAAGTTCTTGGTCGAATCAGAAG ATGACCCTATCTGTTGTCAGCACACCTCAAGTCCACTGGGCAATGGTGCAATAGTGGAGACATCTGATCAGAAAATAATTGTGTTGCAAAGGAGTAGTAATGTCGGGGAATTTCCGGGATCCTTTGTCTTCCCAGGGGGTCATCCAGAG CCCCAAGAAGTTGGAATAACATCCCATCAGTATGACAAGGACTTGACAGGCTCTGAGCTTATTAACCAAAAAGTTTCTCAGGAGATGTTTGACAGCATAATTCGTGAAGTAGTTGAAGAAATCGGTGTACCTGTGGCATCCCTT TGCAGTCCAGTTTTCATTGGTATATCTCGTAGGGAGTTGAATGTCAGACCAGCTGCATTTTTCTTCATCAAGTGCAGTCTGGAGTCGAAGGAAATTCAACAATTGTATTTGAGTGCACAAGATGGCTATGAGTCAACTCAACTCTATGCAGTTTCCATG ATTGATTTGGAGAACATGACATCAAATATGCCTGGCTGCCATCAAGGTGGATTTGCCCTCTACAAGTTGATGGTAGAAGCTCTGAAGATTACTTGA